Proteins from a single region of Lujinxingia litoralis:
- a CDS encoding polyprenol monophosphomannose synthase yields the protein MSDVSAVETPAHDVLICIPTYNEAGNIGPITSAILERCPQVHLLIIDDGSPDGTGQLADELARADERIHVMHRTEKAGLGRAYIAGFKWALAQGFEHVVEMDADFSHRPEDLPKLLEQLDHFDVVIGSRYVAGGATRDWGLFRRLLSRGGGFYARLVLGVDIRDLTAGFVAWRRQVLETIDLEKVEASGYVFQIELKYRAHQHGFRMVEVPIVFPDRQVGDSKMTPDIAAEALTRVWKIRLKR from the coding sequence ATGTCTGACGTATCCGCCGTAGAAACACCCGCCCATGATGTTCTGATCTGCATTCCCACCTACAACGAGGCGGGCAACATCGGCCCGATCACCTCGGCCATCCTGGAGCGCTGCCCTCAGGTTCACCTCCTGATCATCGACGACGGTTCCCCCGATGGTACCGGACAGCTGGCCGATGAGCTGGCCCGCGCCGATGAACGCATCCACGTGATGCATCGCACCGAGAAGGCCGGGCTGGGCCGGGCCTACATCGCCGGGTTTAAGTGGGCGCTGGCCCAGGGCTTTGAGCATGTTGTGGAGATGGACGCTGACTTCAGTCACCGGCCCGAAGATCTTCCCAAACTTCTGGAGCAGCTCGACCACTTCGACGTGGTCATCGGTTCGCGTTATGTGGCCGGAGGCGCCACCCGGGACTGGGGGCTCTTTCGACGGCTGCTCTCACGCGGCGGTGGCTTCTACGCGCGCCTGGTGCTGGGAGTGGACATCCGCGACCTGACCGCGGGCTTTGTCGCCTGGCGCCGGCAGGTGCTGGAGACCATCGATCTGGAGAAAGTCGAGGCCTCGGGCTACGTCTTCCAGATCGAGCTGAAGTACCGCGCGCATCAGCACGGCTTCCGCATGGTGGAAGTGCCCATCGTTTTCCCGGACCGCCAGGTGGGCGATTCCAAGATGACGCCGGATATCGCGGCCGAGGCGCTCACCCGCGTCTGGAAGATCCGCCTCAAGCGCTAA